In Gossypium hirsutum isolate 1008001.06 chromosome D06, Gossypium_hirsutum_v2.1, whole genome shotgun sequence, one genomic interval encodes:
- the LOC107901644 gene encoding probable protein phosphatase 2C 59 isoform X1 yields the protein MRIRPFRYNPSPEISVIEYASTLCCFLILILVITTGNFECLSCNMGYLNSVLQSSSQVHVEYGPVSGGGLSQNGKFSYGYASSPGKRSSMEDFYETRIDGVDGETVGLFGVFDGHGGARAAEYVKQNLFSNLIRHPKFISDTKSAIADAYNHTDSEFLKSENNQNRDAGSTASTAILVGDRLLVANVGDSRAVICRGGNAFAVSRDHKPDQSDERQRIEDAGGFVMWAGTWRVGGVLAVSRAFGDRLLKQYVVADPEIQEEKIDSSLEFLILASDGLWDVVSNEEAVAMVKPIQDPEQAAKRLMQEACQRGSADNITCVVVRFLANQGGSSHTVPA from the exons ATGCGAATTAGGCCTTTTCGTTATAATCCATCGCCTGAAATATCTGTTATCGAATACGCTTCTACTTTGTGTTGTTTCCTGATTTTGATTCTAGTGATAACAACTGGAAATTTTGAATGCTTGAGCTGTAATATGGGATATTTGAATTCGGTTTTGCAATCTTCAAGTCAGGTTCATGTTGAATATGGACCGGTCAGCGGCGGAGGCCTTAG CCAGAATGGAAAGTTTAGCTACGGCTATGCAAGCTCTCCTGGAAAGAGGTCTTCAATGGAAGATTTTTATGAAACAAGGATTGACGGTGTTGATGGAGAGACAGTTGGTCTTTTTGGAGTTTTTGATG GTCATGGAGGTGCACGGGCAGCTGAATATGTGAAGCAAAACCTTTTCAGTAATTTGATCAGGCATCCAAAGTTCATATCTGATACCAAATCTGCTATAG CCGATGCATACAACCATACAGATTCTGAATTTTTGAAATCAGAAAATAACCAGAATAGGGATGCTGGATCAACTGCTTCTACTGCTATACTTGTTGGTGATCGTTTGCTAGTTGCAAATGTTGGAGATTCCCGAGCTGTTATCTGCAGAGGAGGCAATG CTTTTGCTGTGTCCCGTGACCACAAGCCAGATCAAAGTGATGAGCGACAACGGATTGAGGATGCTGGAGGATTTGTCATGTGGGCTG GAACTTGGAGAGTGGGAGGTGTCCTTGCTGTTTCTCGTGCATTTGGTGACAGGCTCTTGAAGCAGTATGTTGTTGCTGATCCAGAAATTCAG GAGGAAAAAATTGACAGCTCACTTGAGTTCCTTATTCTTGCAAGTGATGGACTGTGGGATGTTGTTTCAAACGAG GAGGCTGTGGCAATGGTAAAGCCAATACAGGATCCTGAGCAGGCAGCCAAGCGGCTTATGCAGGAGGCATGCCAGAGAGGCAGTGCAGATAATATCACCTGTGTTGTCGTCCGTTTCTTGGCTAATCAAGGTGGTTCCTCACATACTGTTCCTGCATAA
- the LOC107901644 gene encoding probable protein phosphatase 2C 59 isoform X2 codes for MEDFYETRIDGVDGETVGLFGVFDGHGGARAAEYVKQNLFSNLIRHPKFISDTKSAIADAYNHTDSEFLKSENNQNRDAGSTASTAILVGDRLLVANVGDSRAVICRGGNAFAVSRDHKPDQSDERQRIEDAGGFVMWAGTWRVGGVLAVSRAFGDRLLKQYVVADPEIQEEKIDSSLEFLILASDGLWDVVSNEEAVAMVKPIQDPEQAAKRLMQEACQRGSADNITCVVVRFLANQGGSSHTVPA; via the exons ATGGAAGATTTTTATGAAACAAGGATTGACGGTGTTGATGGAGAGACAGTTGGTCTTTTTGGAGTTTTTGATG GTCATGGAGGTGCACGGGCAGCTGAATATGTGAAGCAAAACCTTTTCAGTAATTTGATCAGGCATCCAAAGTTCATATCTGATACCAAATCTGCTATAG CCGATGCATACAACCATACAGATTCTGAATTTTTGAAATCAGAAAATAACCAGAATAGGGATGCTGGATCAACTGCTTCTACTGCTATACTTGTTGGTGATCGTTTGCTAGTTGCAAATGTTGGAGATTCCCGAGCTGTTATCTGCAGAGGAGGCAATG CTTTTGCTGTGTCCCGTGACCACAAGCCAGATCAAAGTGATGAGCGACAACGGATTGAGGATGCTGGAGGATTTGTCATGTGGGCTG GAACTTGGAGAGTGGGAGGTGTCCTTGCTGTTTCTCGTGCATTTGGTGACAGGCTCTTGAAGCAGTATGTTGTTGCTGATCCAGAAATTCAG GAGGAAAAAATTGACAGCTCACTTGAGTTCCTTATTCTTGCAAGTGATGGACTGTGGGATGTTGTTTCAAACGAG GAGGCTGTGGCAATGGTAAAGCCAATACAGGATCCTGAGCAGGCAGCCAAGCGGCTTATGCAGGAGGCATGCCAGAGAGGCAGTGCAGATAATATCACCTGTGTTGTCGTCCGTTTCTTGGCTAATCAAGGTGGTTCCTCACATACTGTTCCTGCATAA
- the LOC107900359 gene encoding protein GLUTAMINE DUMPER 5, whose amino-acid sequence MRPIGHVNTMKEAPKPLMAQPRSPWHSPVPYLFGGLAAMLGLIAFALFILACSYRRTPNNDGGEETDVESSDSVKEVKVYEEKILVIMAGELKPTFLATPVSNKAPSFGDKNGGFVGEQGSEKGGSGEKVKPNMSSDDNHQRLPTTITENSADPVNNETGQIQHQN is encoded by the coding sequence ATGAGACCCATTGGTCACGTCAACACAATGAAAGAAGCACCAAAGCCCTTAATGGCGCAACCACGCTCCCCATGGCACTCACCCGTGCCTTACCTCTTCGGAGGCCTAGCAGCCATGCTGGGTCTCATTGCTTTTGCTCTCTTCATCTTAGCTTGCTCCTACAGGCGAACCCCCAACAACGATGGCGGTGAAGAAACAGACGTTGAAAGCAGCGATTCAGTGAAGGAAGTAAAGGTTTACGAGGAGAAAATATTGGTGATAATGGCTGGTGAACTCAAGCCTACGTTCTTGGCTACCCCTGTTTCAAATAAGGCTCCCTCGTTTGGTGATAAAAATGGTGGATTCGTGGGCGAACAAGGATCGGAGAAAGGTGGAAGCGGTGAGAAAGTGAAACCAAATATGAGCAGTGATGATAATCATCAACGATTGCCAACAACAATAACAGAAAATTCTGCCGACCCAGTGAACAATGAAACAGGACAAATCCAACACCAAAATTAA